From the genome of Callithrix jacchus isolate 240 chromosome 7, calJac240_pri, whole genome shotgun sequence, one region includes:
- the JUN gene encoding transcription factor Jun, giving the protein MTAKMETTFYDDALNASFLQSESGAYGYSNPKILKQSMTLNLADPVGSLKPHLRAKNSDLLTSPDVGLLKLASPELERLIIQSSNGHITTTPTPTQFLCPKNVTDEQEGFAEGFVRALAELHSQNTHPSVTSAAQPVSGAGMVAPAVASVAGGSGSGGFSASLHSEPPVYANLSNFNPGALSSGGGAPSYGAAGLAFPAQPQQQQQPPQPPHHLPQQMPVQHPRLQALKEEPQTVPEMPGETPPLSPIDMESQERIKAERKRMRNRIAASKCRKRKLERIARLEEKVKTLKAQNSELASTANMLREQVAQLKQKVMNHVNSGCQLMLTQQLQTF; this is encoded by the coding sequence ATGACTGCAAAGATGGAAACGACCTTCTATGACGATGCCCTCAACGCCTCGTTCCTCCAGTCCGAGAGCGGAGCTTATGGCTACAGTAACCCCAAGATCCTGAAACAGAGTATGACCCTGAACCTGGCCGACCCAGTGGGGAGCCTGAAGCCGCACCTTCGCGCCAAGAACTCGGACCTCCTCACCTCGCCCGACGTGGGGCTGCTCAAGCTGGCGTCTCCCGAGCTGGAGCGCCTCATCATCCAGTCCAGCAATGGGCACATTACCACCACGCCGACCCCCACCCAGTTCTTGTGCCCCAAGAACGTGACAGACGAGCAGGAGGGCTTCGCCGAGGGTTTCGTGCGCGCCCTGGCCGAGCTGCACAGCCAGAACACACATCCCAGCGTCACGTCGGCGGCGCAGCCGGTCAGcggggcgggcatggtggctcccgcgGTGGCCTCGGTGGCGGGGGGCAGTGGCAGCGGCGGCTTCAGCGCCAGCCTGCACAGCGAGCCGCCGGTCTACGCCAACCTCAGCAACTTCAACCCCGGAGCGCTGAGCAGCGGCGGCGGGGCGCCCTCCTACGGCGCGGCCGGCCTGGCCTTTCCCGCGCaaccccagcagcagcagcagccgccgcAGCCGCCCCACCACTTGCCCCAGCAGATGCCGGTGCAGCACCCGCGACTGCAGGCCCTGAAGGAGGAGCCTCAGACAGTGCCCGAGATGCCCGGCGAGACGCCGCCCCTGTCCCCCATCGACATGGAGTCCCAGGAGCGGATCAAGGCAGAGAGGAAGCGCATGAGGAACCGCATCGCTGCCTCCAAGTGCCGAAAAAGGAAGCTGGAGAGAATCGCCCGGCTGGAGGAAAAAGTGAAAACCTTGAAAGCTCAGAACTCGGAGCTGGCGTCCACGGCCAACATGCTCAGGGAACAGGTGGCACAGCTTAAACAGAAAGTCATGAACCACGTTAACAGTGGGTGCCAACTCATGCTAACGCAGCAGTTGCAAACGTTTTGA